The DNA region TGGCAGTGTTTATCAAAGATATTACAAAGCAAAAGCAAGAAGCGTTTGAAAAAGAAAAGATTGCTATCAATATTGCTTCTATCAAAGAGCAAGAAACAGCCAAAGCCCAAGAGATACTAGAAACTCAACAGAAATCTATTGCTCGAATCATAGAAAAATTTGAAAAAGAGAAAGCCGACCTCCAGGAAGCTTTAAAAGCTAAAGAACAAGAGCTGGAAATGTTGAGAAAAAAATAAACTCAGGATAAAGCCCTAAATCAATGGCTATAGGTACAATAATAACAAGTACTTATGTTTGGTTACCTGTATCTTTGTTACTTGAACCATTAAAATACTATAAGTCAAAAGTTGCTCGATGGACATTTGACTTTGTCTCCTAAATATTCAAGTAACATGAGCCAAACAGATCAAAGAAAAAAACTCGATATTACGCTTTCTATAGATGTGTATGATCGCCCGTCAGAACTTGCCCCAGAGTATGCCAGCTTGCTCAAAGCCGCCGAAAAAATAACCCATCAGGCGTATGCCCCTTATTCCAATTTTTTGGTAGGCGCAGCCATTTTGCTGGATGATGGAACAGTAGTGACAGGGAGCAATCAAGAAAACGCGGCTTACCCTTCTGGTATTTGTGCCGAGCGAACCGCTATTTATTATACTGGTGCCCAATACCCCAACCGTACAATCAAAGCCATTGCAGTAGCTGCTCAGCGGGGCGATGAAGTATTTTTACCAGCTGCACCCTGTGGGGCTTGTCGCCAGGCAATGCTCGAATATGAAGAAAAACAGCCTCATAACATTCAGTTGATTTTGCAAGGTCAAGAAGAGAAGGTGTATGTAGTTTCGTCTATTGCCGATTTATTGCCCCTTAAGTTTGGTAAGAAAAACTTGAACTCTGGCGAATAAGATAAGCACAAAAAAAACAATAAGTTCGCGGAGCTACTCCCAGCGAACTTATTGGTTTGATAGTATTGGTGTATTTCTAAATTTAAGACTCTTTTTTCTCCGTCTCTTCTTTCTCGTCAGCTTTAGCCTCTTTCTCTTCTTCTTCATGTGTACCATTGGCTAACTCTTCCAATGTTTCGGGCGTATTTTCGACAATTAGCTTATACCAACTAATCAGTTTTTTTACGTCTGATACATACACTTTTTCTTCATCATAATCAGGCACTATGCTTTTCAAAAATGCCATCAAATCTGCTGAAGAGGCTTTAGAGTTGAGTTTTTGTATATCTTCGTTAAAGTCTTGATATATCTTTAGAATAACATTTGCCAAAGGCACCGAGCCTTCTTGATCTGTTGTGTAGATGGATACTTCTTTCAACACTGACATACGGCTGGTAGCTCCCACTACCACCTTGCGTTTTTTCTTATCCAATGATTCTACAATCACACCAGAACGCGTAGGTTTTACTACTTTAAACAACCCTGGTTTTCCTGAGATGGCAGCAATCTTTTTTAAATCCATTCGATTTGATATTTTTTGATAAAAATTGATTCGAAAGTTTTACTTTCTTTAAGCAACGTTTTCAAAATAAGTTTCCATATTTAGTAAATTTACCCAAAGCCAGACGGGGTACTTTTAGCCGAAGGCAGAGCTACGGGCAATAAAAGCAACGAAGTATAGCCAAGGGGATAAAACTAAACCGGACGGTTATTGCAAACACGTTACTAAGCAATATGTATAATATGCAGCACGTGTTTTCTTCATATTTATCTAGTCTAAAAATGAACAAAACACCATACACCTTTTGCAAAATAGCCTCAAAAATAGACATTTTTTAAAAACGATACGTAATGATGCGTTAAAATGTCTATGTGTTTTGTGGCTTTAACACTAAATCAGATCAACGTTTCAATGTTGGAAAGTCTTATTTACGTCCCTTATGAATTTTAATATTTCGTCGCATCCTAACCCTGACACCGACGAAGTGACAAAGTGAGTGGGCATTTCTTCCCAGGTTCTAAGTATAGCCTTGCGGTAGCTGGCTATAGCCTGAGGCAGTTTGTTAGACGATAATTTGTCTGATTTGGTAAACACCATTGTAAAAGGAACTCTCTCTTCACCGAGCCACTCCAAAAACTCCAGATCAATTTTTTGGGGCTCATGGCGAGCATCTATCAATACAAAAATACCTAGTAACACTTCTCGTTTCAAGATGTAGTCATTGATCATCTTGCCCCATTTTTTGCGTTCGGTTTTACTTGCTTTGGCGTAACCATACCCTGGCAAATCTACCAGGTGCCAGCGATCGTTGATAAGAAAATGATTGATAGTTTGGGTTTTACCCGGATTTTGAGATGTCTTTGCCAGGCTTTTTCTATTGGTCAACTTGTTAATCAAGGAAGACTTCCCCACGTTCGAACGTCCAATAAAAGCATATTCAGGCTGGTGTACTGCCGGGCATTGGGTGTAGTCGGTACTACTTTTGATAAATTCGGCACTTTTAACTTCCATGATCTTACTATTTTAAAA from Microscilla marina ATCC 23134 includes:
- the yihA gene encoding ribosome biogenesis GTP-binding protein YihA/YsxC, which gives rise to MEVKSAEFIKSSTDYTQCPAVHQPEYAFIGRSNVGKSSLINKLTNRKSLAKTSQNPGKTQTINHFLINDRWHLVDLPGYGYAKASKTERKKWGKMINDYILKREVLLGIFVLIDARHEPQKIDLEFLEWLGEERVPFTMVFTKSDKLSSNKLPQAIASYRKAILRTWEEMPTHFVTSSVSGLGCDEILKFIRDVNKTFQH
- a CDS encoding DUF5606 family protein, whose amino-acid sequence is MDLKKIAAISGKPGLFKVVKPTRSGVIVESLDKKKRKVVVGATSRMSVLKEVSIYTTDQEGSVPLANVILKIYQDFNEDIQKLNSKASSADLMAFLKSIVPDYDEEKVYVSDVKKLISWYKLIVENTPETLEELANGTHEEEEKEAKADEKEETEKKES
- the cdd gene encoding cytidine deaminase translates to MSQTDQRKKLDITLSIDVYDRPSELAPEYASLLKAAEKITHQAYAPYSNFLVGAAILLDDGTVVTGSNQENAAYPSGICAERTAIYYTGAQYPNRTIKAIAVAAQRGDEVFLPAAPCGACRQAMLEYEEKQPHNIQLILQGQEEKVYVVSSIADLLPLKFGKKNLNSGE